Proteins from a single region of Esox lucius isolate fEsoLuc1 chromosome 13, fEsoLuc1.pri, whole genome shotgun sequence:
- the nipsnap1 gene encoding protein NipSnap homolog 1 isoform X1, which translates to MIFKVTRATRRDFSNRQEMAATSSMLAKCQVLYRHAVKLQVIRCRTFSDKGWFRSMFVPKMETRKDAHSNLLSKSETSDLYKMQFHNVKPECLQIYNNLEAEVQRKLHLDQDYPCEVVGSWNTWYGDQDQAVHLWRYTGGYPALTECLTKLNNNQDYLEFRKERSKMLISRRNQLLLEFSFWNEPTPRPGPNIYEMRSYRLKPGTMIEWGNHWARAIKYRQENNEAVGGFFSQIGDLYQVHHLWAYKDLQSREETRNSAWLKEGWDSSVFYTVPLIRSMESRIMIPTKGSPLQ; encoded by the exons ATGATTTTTAAAGTAACTCGCGCGACTCGAAGGGATTTCAGCAACAGGCAG GAGATGGCGGCGACTTCTTCAATGTTGGCCAAGTGCCAAGTACTGTACAGGCATGCTGTCAAGTTGCAAGTCATAAG gtGTAGGACGTTTTCAGACAAAGGATGGTTCCGGTCAATGTTTGTGCCCAAGATGGAGACCAGGAAAGATGCCCACTCCAACCTGCTGTCAAAGAGCGAGACCAGTGACCTCTAcaaaatgcaat TTCACAATGTCAAACCAGAGTGTCTGCAGATATATAACAATCTAGA GGCGGAGGTGCAGAGAAAGCTCCATTTAGATCAGGATTATCCATGTGAGGTGGTAGGGAGCTGGAACACTTGGTACGGGGACCAAGACCAAGCTG TGCACCTATGGCGGTATACAGGGGGCTACCCTGCATTGACTGAATGCTTGACCAAATTGAACAACAATCAG GACTATCTGGAGTTTCGTAAAGAAAGGAGTAAAATGCTAATCTCGCGGAGGAACCAGCTGCTCTTGGAGTTCAGTTTCTGGAACGAGCCAACACCCAGACCAGGACCTAACATTTATGAGATGCGCTCGTACAGACTTAAG CCCGGAACAATGATCGAATGGGGGAATCATTG GGCGCGGGCAATCAAATACAGACAGGAGAACAACGAGGCTGTCGGAGGGTTCTTCTCACAGATTGGAGACCTTTATCAAGTTCATCATCTCTGGG CTTATAAAGACCTGCAGTCACGAGAAGAGACCAGAAACTCTGCCTGGCTGAAGGAAGGATGGGATTCTAGTGTGTTTTACACAG TGCCCTTGATTAGAAGCATGGAATCCAGGATCATGATTCCTACCAAGGGTTCACCTCTGCAATAA
- the nipsnap1 gene encoding protein NipSnap homolog 1 isoform X2, giving the protein MAATSSMLAKCQVLYRHAVKLQVIRCRTFSDKGWFRSMFVPKMETRKDAHSNLLSKSETSDLYKMQFHNVKPECLQIYNNLEAEVQRKLHLDQDYPCEVVGSWNTWYGDQDQAVHLWRYTGGYPALTECLTKLNNNQDYLEFRKERSKMLISRRNQLLLEFSFWNEPTPRPGPNIYEMRSYRLKPGTMIEWGNHWARAIKYRQENNEAVGGFFSQIGDLYQVHHLWAYKDLQSREETRNSAWLKEGWDSSVFYTVPLIRSMESRIMIPTKGSPLQ; this is encoded by the exons ATGGCGGCGACTTCTTCAATGTTGGCCAAGTGCCAAGTACTGTACAGGCATGCTGTCAAGTTGCAAGTCATAAG gtGTAGGACGTTTTCAGACAAAGGATGGTTCCGGTCAATGTTTGTGCCCAAGATGGAGACCAGGAAAGATGCCCACTCCAACCTGCTGTCAAAGAGCGAGACCAGTGACCTCTAcaaaatgcaat TTCACAATGTCAAACCAGAGTGTCTGCAGATATATAACAATCTAGA GGCGGAGGTGCAGAGAAAGCTCCATTTAGATCAGGATTATCCATGTGAGGTGGTAGGGAGCTGGAACACTTGGTACGGGGACCAAGACCAAGCTG TGCACCTATGGCGGTATACAGGGGGCTACCCTGCATTGACTGAATGCTTGACCAAATTGAACAACAATCAG GACTATCTGGAGTTTCGTAAAGAAAGGAGTAAAATGCTAATCTCGCGGAGGAACCAGCTGCTCTTGGAGTTCAGTTTCTGGAACGAGCCAACACCCAGACCAGGACCTAACATTTATGAGATGCGCTCGTACAGACTTAAG CCCGGAACAATGATCGAATGGGGGAATCATTG GGCGCGGGCAATCAAATACAGACAGGAGAACAACGAGGCTGTCGGAGGGTTCTTCTCACAGATTGGAGACCTTTATCAAGTTCATCATCTCTGGG CTTATAAAGACCTGCAGTCACGAGAAGAGACCAGAAACTCTGCCTGGCTGAAGGAAGGATGGGATTCTAGTGTGTTTTACACAG TGCCCTTGATTAGAAGCATGGAATCCAGGATCATGATTCCTACCAAGGGTTCACCTCTGCAATAA